From a region of the Deltaproteobacteria bacterium genome:
- a CDS encoding ankyrin repeat domain-containing protein yields MTVLRDIFDILARRDAAALGALARHDLDDVDERGRTPLTAAIEAGFTEGVDTLIRLGADPNEADGRGQAPIHRAAFAGRADLVRRLIEAGARVDATDPFGASVLHGAAARGAVEVIDAALSAGAMGNAVDRAGRTPLHHAAMMGRLEAVRRLLDAGANVNARTPAGHTPLYLAIAHRRDDIAASLRNAGATMGELSLHDAARAGDVARVRECLASGDDPNLPAGDEPALIHLESAWFHDDVAATVMESPVDVFATDRAGQTALHFAALMGRAAACAELVRRGADADARDRWGNTPLHKAAFRGAVEAIRALLDAGANPRAKNEDGRTPLDEAIRNRQGHVRSLLEAD; encoded by the coding sequence GTGACGGTCCTACGCGACATCTTCGATATCCTTGCGCGACGCGACGCGGCTGCGCTCGGCGCGCTCGCCCGTCACGATCTCGACGACGTGGACGAGCGCGGGCGCACGCCCCTGACGGCCGCGATCGAGGCCGGATTCACCGAAGGCGTCGATACGCTGATTCGTCTCGGCGCGGACCCGAACGAGGCCGACGGGCGGGGGCAAGCGCCGATTCACCGCGCGGCATTCGCGGGACGGGCGGACCTCGTGCGCCGTCTGATCGAGGCGGGCGCGCGCGTGGACGCGACCGATCCCTTCGGGGCGTCGGTGCTTCACGGCGCGGCGGCGCGCGGCGCGGTCGAGGTGATCGACGCGGCGCTCTCGGCGGGCGCGATGGGGAATGCGGTGGACCGCGCCGGGCGAACGCCGCTGCATCACGCGGCGATGATGGGCCGCCTAGAGGCCGTGCGACGGTTACTGGACGCCGGGGCGAATGTGAACGCACGGACGCCGGCGGGGCATACGCCGCTCTATCTCGCGATCGCGCACCGGCGAGACGACATCGCCGCATCGCTGCGGAACGCGGGAGCGACAATGGGCGAGCTCTCGCTTCACGACGCGGCGCGGGCCGGCGACGTGGCGCGCGTGCGCGAGTGTCTCGCATCGGGGGATGATCCGAATCTTCCGGCGGGCGACGAGCCCGCGCTGATTCACCTCGAATCGGCGTGGTTTCACGACGACGTAGCCGCGACCGTGATGGAATCGCCGGTGGACGTTTTCGCGACGGACCGCGCGGGGCAGACGGCGCTGCACTTCGCGGCGCTTATGGGGCGCGCGGCGGCGTGCGCCGAGCTCGTGCGGCGCGGGGCCGATGCGGATGCGCGCGACCGGTGGGGCAACACGCCGCTGCATAAAGCCGCGTTTCGCGGCGCGGTGGAGGCGATCCGCGCGCTCCTCGATGCGGGGGCGAATCCACGTGCGAAAAACGAAGACGGGCGGACACCCCTTGATGAGGCGATCCGCAACCGTCAGGGGCATGTGCGGAGTT
- a CDS encoding alpha/beta hydrolase, with protein MGYIHIIRDFYSYPEQENRVLRIFTPVAYDYEPDRRFPVLYMHDGQNVFNHPESATFHTWCANDVMEDLAHSGVIRPWIIVAIDHSPTRFEQYTPWDDLAVGVQARGHLYADFLVNHVKPFIVRTYRTLPEPQDTAVAGASLGGLMSVYMGWMRPDVFGRIGGISPSLMWSQAGMFSAWNRYAQRWTKITLEAGEHEMVQYAGVFLDYGNMTRDFYWHLKNLGYADHEVRLVLEPDGQHHEIDWRRRLPGTFSWLLAD; from the coding sequence ATGGGCTACATCCACATCATCCGGGACTTTTATTCGTACCCCGAACAGGAAAACCGGGTGCTGCGCATCTTCACGCCCGTCGCCTACGACTACGAGCCCGACCGGCGTTTTCCCGTGCTCTACATGCACGACGGGCAGAACGTCTTCAATCATCCCGAATCGGCGACGTTTCACACTTGGTGCGCCAACGACGTGATGGAAGACCTCGCGCACAGCGGCGTCATCCGGCCGTGGATCATCGTGGCGATCGATCACAGCCCGACGCGTTTCGAGCAGTACACGCCGTGGGACGACCTCGCCGTCGGCGTGCAGGCGCGCGGGCATCTCTATGCCGATTTTCTGGTGAACCACGTCAAGCCGTTCATCGTCCGCACCTACCGCACGCTGCCCGAGCCGCAGGACACGGCGGTCGCGGGCGCGAGCCTGGGCGGATTGATGTCGGTGTACATGGGCTGGATGCGTCCCGACGTCTTCGGCCGCATCGGCGGTATTTCGCCGTCGCTGATGTGGTCGCAGGCGGGCATGTTCTCCGCCTGGAACCGTTACGCGCAGCGCTGGACGAAGATCACGCTCGAAGCCGGTGAGCACGAGATGGTGCAATACGCCGGGGTCTTTCTCGACTACGGCAACATGACGCGCGACTTCTACTGGCACCTCAAGAATCTGGGCTACGCCGACCACGAAGTGCGTTTGGTGCTCGAGCCCGACGGTCAGCACCACGAGATCGACTGGCGTCGCCGTCTACCCGGCACATTCTCCTGGCTGCTCGCGGACTAG